Proteins co-encoded in one Nothobranchius furzeri strain GRZ-AD chromosome 4, NfurGRZ-RIMD1, whole genome shotgun sequence genomic window:
- the zgc:136908 gene encoding transitional endoplasmic reticulum ATPase gives MPGSGGADLKGEDFSTAILKQKHRPNRLIVDEALNEDSSIVSLSQNKTEELQLFRGDTVVLKGRKRRQTVCIILTEDSCGDERIRINRVTRKNLRVRLGDVISIHACPDIKYGKKIHILPIDDTIEGLTGNLFDVFIKPYFLEAYRPVHKGDIFMVRGSMRAVEFKVIVTDPSPHCIVAPDTVIYCEGEPIKREDEEENLNDVGYDDIGGCRKQLAQIKEMVELPLRHPGLFKAIGVKPPRGILLYGPAGTGKTLVARAVANETGAFFFLINGPEIMSKLAGESESNLRKAFEEAENNAPAIIFIDELDAIAPKREKTHGEVERRIVSQLLTLMDGLKQRAHVVVMAATNRPNSIDPALRRFGRFDREIDIGIPDSTGRLEILQIHTKNMKLADDVDLEKIASETHGHVGADLAALCSEAALQAIRKKMALIDLEDETIDVDLLNSLAVTMDDFQWALSQSNPSALRETVVEVPQVNWEDIGGLDEVKRELQELVQYPVEYPDKFLKFGMTPSRGVLFYGPPGCGKTLLAKAIANECQANFVSIKGPEMLTMWFGESEANVRDVFDKARQAAPCILFFDELDSIAKSRGGGAGDAGGAADRVINQILTEMDGMSDKKNVFIIGATNRPDIIDPAILRPGRLDQLIYIPLPDKPSRTAILKANLRKSPVAKDVNLEFLSGITEGFSGADLTEICQRACKLAIREAIEAEIKAERQRQNRPGIPMDEDFDPVPEIRKDHFEEAMRFARRSVSDNDIRKYEMFAQTLQQSRGFGNFRFPSATGTRSGGQRSGSGSERSSQYRGEGDDELYQ, from the exons ATGCCAGGCTCTGGTGGGGCAGA TCTAAAGGGAGAAGACTTCTCCACCGCCATCCTGAAGCAGAAACACAGACCAAACAGACTAATCGTGGACGAAGCGCTAAATGAAGACAGCAGCATTGTCAGCCtgtcacag AACAAAacagaggagctgcagctctTCCGTGGAGACACGGTGGTGCTGAAGGGACGAAAGCGGAGACAGACTGTGTGCATCATCTTGACCGAGGACAGCTGTGGGGATGAGAGGATTCGGATTAACCGAGTTACACGCAAAAACCTGCGTGTTCGGCTAGGTGATGTGATCAG CATCCACGCCTGCCCAGATATCAAGTATGGGAAAAAGATCCACATCCTCCCCATTGACGACACCATTGAGGGCCTGACCGGGAACCTCTTTGATGTTTTTATCAAGCCGTACTTCCTGGAGGCTTACCGGCCTGTACACAAAG GAGACATCTTTATGGTGAGGGGGAGCATGAGGGCAGTGGAGTTCAAGGTGATAGTTACGGACCCCAGCCCTCACTGCATCGTTGCTCCAGACACCGTCATCTACTGCGAAGGAGAGCCAATCAAAAGAGAG GATGAAGAGGAGAATCTGAATGACGTCGGCTACGACGACATCGGAGGCTGTCGGAAGCAGCTAGCTCAGATCAAAGAGATGGTGGAGCTTCCTCTCAGACACCCAGGGCTCTTCAAGGCTATAGGGGTTAAG CCACCCAGAGGCATCCTGCTTTACGGACCTGCAGGAACTGGGAAGACCTTAGTGGCCCGAGCTGTAGCCAATGAAACCGGGGCCTTTTTCTTCCTCATCAATG GTCCGGAGATCATGAGCAAGCTGGCAGGAGAGTCAGAAAGCAACCTGAGGAAGGCGTTTGAGGAGGCAGAGAACAACGCTCCCGCCATCATCTTCATCGATGAGCTGGATGCCATCGCACCCAAAAGAGAGAAG ACTCATGGGGAAGTGGAGAGGCGAATCGTGTCCCAGCTTCTCACCCTGATGGATGGCTTGAAGCAAAGAGCTCACGTGGTTGTCATGGCAGCAACAAACAGACCAAACAGCATTGACCCAGCTCTAAGACGCTTCG GTAGGTTCGATCGTGAGATCGACATCGGGATCCCTGATTCGACCGGAAGACTGGAAATCCTGCAGATCCACACCAAAAACATGAAACTGGCCGATGACGTCGACCTGGAGAAG ATCGCCTCAGAAACCCATGGCCACGTAGGCGCTGACCTCGCTGCGTTGTGCTCAGAAGCTGCTCTGCAGGCCATTAGAAAGAAAATGGCTCTCATAGATCTGGAGGATGAAACCATCGACGTGGACCTGCTCAACTCCCTAGCTGTCACCATGGATGACTTCCAA TGGGCACTGAGTCAAAGTAACCCATCAGCTCTGAGAGAGACTGTAGTAGAGGTACCTCAAGTCAACTGGGAGGACATCGGAGGGCTGGACGAGGTCAAGAGAGAACTTCAAGAGCTTGTTCAG TACCCTGTCGAGTATCCTGATAAGTTCCTGAAGTTTGGGATGACCCCATCTCGTGGGGTTTTGTTCTACGGGCCTCCAGGTTGTGGGAAAACTCTCCTCGCAAAGGCCATCGCCAACGAGTGCCAAGCAAACTTTGTATCAATCAAAGGACCTGAGATGCTCACCATGTGGTTCGGAGAGTCCGAGGCCAACGTCAGAGATGTCTTTGATAAG GCCAGACAGGCAGCACCCTGCATCTTATTCTTTGATGAGTTGGACTCCATCGCTAAATCCAGGGGAGGCGGGGCTGGGGATGCAGGTGGTGCCGCTGACAGAGTGATCAACCAGATCCTCACGGAGATGGATGGCATGTCAGACAAAAAGAATGTTTTCATCATTGGTGCAACAAACAG ACCGGACATCATAGACCCGGCCATCCTGCGACCAGGTCGTCTAGACCAGCTCATCTACATCCCACTGCCTGACAAACCTTCCCGCACAGCAATTCTTAAAGCAAACCTGCGCAAATCACCTGTTGCAAAA GATGTGAATCTGGAATTCCTGTCTGGGATCACAGAGGGTTTTTCCGGAGCTGACCTGACAGAGATCTGCCAGCGGGCCTGTAAACTTGCCATCCGTGAGGCCATTGAGGCGGAGATCAAGGCTGAACGACAGAGGCAGAACCGACCAGGCATCCCGATG GATGAGGACTTCGATCCCGTCCCGGAGATCAGGAAGGACCATTTTGAAGAGGCAATGCGGTTTGCCCGTCGCTCCGTCAGTGACAACGACATCCGCAAATATGAGATGTTTGCACAAACTCTGCAGCAGAGCCGGGGATTTGGAAACTTCAG GTTTCCTTCTGCAACTGGTACCCGGtctggaggtcagaggtcaggttcTGGATCAGAGAGGTCGAGCCAGTACAGAGGGGAAGGTGATGACGAGCTCTACCAATAA